The following proteins come from a genomic window of Diadema setosum chromosome 20, eeDiaSeto1, whole genome shotgun sequence:
- the LOC140243833 gene encoding esterase OVCA2-like — translation MATTENTPHLLKILCIHGYRQTGQTFREKTGSLRKVLKKHAQFVYIDAPNIVKSHKEDGSQNGEERGWWFSDKEGGFLASQLTDVNPGYEESLDTIATALREQGPFDGILAFSQGAALLALICGLKEQGDSRFIFNFAILVAGFRSLSSGHDSCFTQKVTCPTLHVFGNTDQVIPKESSEDMLQYFVDPTIINHSGGHYVPATSAEKKVYISFLEAQKEKKREMGESTS, via the exons ATGGCAACGACTGAAAATACCCCACATTTACTCAAA aTCCTGTGCATCCATGGTTATAG ACAGACAGGACAGACATTCAGAGAGAAAACTGGATCCCTGCGTAAGGTTTTGAAGAAACATGCACAATTTG tcTACATTGATGCACCAAATATTGTGAAGAGCCATAAAGAGGATGGCAGTCAAAATGGCGAGGAGAGAGGCTGGTGGTTTTCCGACAAAGAGGGCGGCTTTCTTGCGTCGCAGCTCACCGATGTGAACCCGGGCTACGAGGAGTCCCTTGACACTATTGCCACTGCTCTCAGGGAACAAGGGCCATTCGATG GTATCCTGGCCTTCAGCCAGGGAGCAGCCCTGTTGGCTCTGATCTGTGGTTTAAAAGAGCAAGGAG ATTCCAGATTCATATTCAACTTTGCCATTCTGGTGGCTGGATTCAGAAGCCTAAGCTCAGGTCACGACAGCTGCTTTACACAGAAGGTCACCTGCCCAACACTGCATGTTTTTGGCAACACAGACCAGGTTATACCAAAAG AATCCAGTGAAGATATGCTGCAGTACTTTGTGGACCCGACTATCATAAATCACAGTGGAG GTCATTATGTTCCTGCTACATCAGCAGAAAAGAAAGTCTACATATCTTTTCTGGAAGCGCAGAAGGAAAAGAAGCGGGAGATGGGAGAATCAACCTCATGA
- the LOC140243911 gene encoding 3-oxoacyl-[acyl-carrier-protein] reductase FabG-like translates to MEKGGKMGLFDGKVVLITGASSGIGAETAIQFAEDGASLALVGRNEERLENTAKECFGKGLSKDKVLTIKADVCEEEDVKRIMDVTIHHFGKLDVLVNNAGGGAPCNLLSEDLMKTFDWTMKLNVRSVLQLSNLAVPHLIATKGAIVNVSSVCGKRVMANMTVYNMAKATIDQFTRVTAVELAPKGVRVNAVNPGTIMTPIQLAYGMSEEQIRERARKVHPLGRPGESNEVAPVIKFLASDAASFITGETLSIDGGRHVLCAR, encoded by the exons GGGCCAGTTCAGGCATTGGGGCAGAGACTGCCATTCAGTTTGCTGAGGATGGAGCAAGCTTGGCCCTGGTGGGACGCAATGAAGAACGGCTGGAAAATACTGCCAAAGAGTGCTTTGGAAAAGGCCTGTCCAAGGACAAG GTTCTGACCATCAAGGCTGATGTGTGTGAGGAGGAGGATGTGAAGCGTATCATGGATGTCACCATACATCACTTTGGAAAGCTGGATGTACTG GTAAATAATGCTGGTGGTGGCGCTCCCTGTAACTTACTCAGTGAAGACTTGATGAAGACATTTGACTGGACCATGAAGCTCAATGTCAGATCAGTTCTCCAGCTCAGCAACCTAGCAGTTCCCCATCTCATAGCGACTAAAG GTGCCATTGTGAATGTGTCAAGTGTTTGTGGCAAGAGAGTG ATGGCAAACATGACTGTATATAACATGGCTAAAGCAACGATAGATCAATTCACCAGAGTGACTGCCGTTG AATTGGCCCCCAAAGGTGTCCGTGTCAATGCAGTCAA CCCTGGCACAATTATGACTCCAATACAGTTAGCCTACGGAATGAGCGAGGAACAGATACGTGAG AGGGCAAGAAAAGTCCATCCTCTTGGCCGACCAGGAGAATCAAATGAAGTCGCTCCTGTCATCAAGTTCCTGGCATCGGACGCTGCTTCTTTCATCACGGGAGAAACACTGTCCATCGACGGTGGCAGACATGTTCTATGTGCACGCTGA